From the Achromobacter xylosoxidans A8 genome, the window CGCCATCGTTTCCGAGATCAGCCTGCTGGGCCAGACCGTGCCTTTCGGGTCCGAGCTGATCTTCCAGATGGAAAAGCTGCCGCTGTTCCAGTTCCACGTCGAAATCTGCGAGGACGTCTGGGTGCCGATCCCGCCGTCCTCCTTCGCCGCGCTGGCGGGCGCCACGGTGCTGGTCAACCTGTCGGCCTCCAACATCGTGGTCGGCAAGTCCGACTACCGCCACCAGCTGGTCGCGCAGCAGTCGGCGCGCTGCCTGTCGGCCTATATGTACACCTCCGCCGGGCGGGGCGAGTCCTCTACCGACATGGCCTGGGACGGCCAGGCGCTCATTTACGAAAACGGCGAACTGCTGGGCGAATCGGAACGCTTCCTCGGCCACTCCCACCTGTTGTTCTCGGACGTGGACCTGGAACGCCTGTCGCGCGAACGCATGCGCCAGACCACCTTCGGCCAGTCGGTGCGCCGCCACCAGGACGAAGTCCGCAAGTTCCGCAGCGTGGCGGTGCCCGTGAATCCGCCGCTGGAAGACGCCGAACTGCCGCTGGAGCGGCGCGTGGCGCGCTTCCCCTATGTGCCGGCCGACCCGCAGCGCCGCGACGCCCGCTGCAAGGAGGTCTACAGCATTCAGGTGCAGGCCCTGGTCCAGCGCCTGTCGGCCAGCGGCATGTCCAAGGTCGTCATCGGTATTTCCGGCGGACTGGATTCAACCCATGCGCTGCTGGTCTGCGCCAAGGCCATGGATGCATTGGAACTGCCGCGCTCCAATATCCTGGCCGTCACCATGCCGGGCTTCGCCACCAGCTCGCGCACGCTGCAGCAGGCGCGCAAGCTGATGGAGGTGGTGGGATGCACGGCCTCCGAGATCGACATCCGGCCCAGCTGCCTGCAGATGCTCAAGGACCTGGGCCATCCCTATGCGGACGGCAAGCCGGTCTACGACATCACCTTCGAGAACGTGCAGGCCGGCGAGCGCACCAACCACCTGTTCCGCATCGCGAACTTCAACAACGCCATCGTCATCGGCACCGGCGACCTGAGCGAATTGGCGCTGGGCTGGTGCACCTACGGCGTGGGCGACCACATGTCGCACTACAGCGTCAACGCCAGCGTGCCCAAGACGCTCATTACCCACCTGGTGCGCTGGGTGGCCGAATCCGGCCGCCTTGGCGAGGAGGGGGCGCAGGTGCTGCTGGACGTGCTGGGCACCGACGTCAGCCCCGAATTGGTGCCTGGCGGCGCGGACGACAAGCCGGTGCAGAAAAGCGAAGACAGCATCGGTCCCTACGAGCTGCAGGACTTCAACCTGTACTACACGCTGCGCTACGGCTTCGCGCCGACCAAGGTGGCTTTCCTGGCGCTGGCGGCCTGGCGCGACCGCGAGGCCGGCGCCTGGCCCGAGGGCGGCCACGTGGCCCGCAACCAGTACGATCTGGCGGCCATCAAGCGCAACCTGAAGATATTCCTGGACCGCTTCTTCCGTCTCAGCCAGTTCAAGCGCAGCTGCGTGCCCAATGCGCCCAAGGTCGGCTCCGGCGGTTCGCTGTCGCCGCGCGGCGACTGGCGCGCGCCCAGCGATTCCGAGTCGGTGGTGTGGATGCGCGACGCCGAGCGCATACCCGACGAAGCCTGACCGGGATTTCCCGCCAAGGGGGAACCCGGTATTTGGGCTCCCTGGCGGGTGGTATTCTCTTATCCAACGCGCCCTGCGGCCATGCCTAGCCAGGGTGCCGCAACAGATCAAACACCCAGGACGACCAACGTGAAACAAGTCACCGCCATCATCAAACCCTTCAAGCTCGACGAAGTCCGCGAAGCGCTGGCCGAAGTCGGCGTCAGCGGCCTGACCGTTACCGAAGTCAAGGGTTTCGGCCGCCAGAAAGGCCATACCGAGCTTTACCGTGGCGCCGAATACGTGGTGGACTTCCTACCCAAGATCCGCGTCGAAGTGGTGCTGCCCGACAGCCAGGTCGAAGCCGCCATCGAAGCCGTGGTCAAGGCCGCCCGCACCGGCAAGATCGGCGACGGCAAGATCTTCGTCACGCCGGTTGAACAAGCCATCCGCATCCGCACGGGCGAGAGCGACGAAGAGGCGCTGTAGATTCCACGGGAATTGCGGCTGAGCGGGCTGGGCCTGCCGGCAGCCGCGAGGCCCGGGCTTGATTTTGCGGGTGTTGGGGCAGCAAGGTTCATGCTGCCCCAACACCCGCAAATCATTTCCGCGCCTAACGAATCAGCTGATTCATTTCCAGGATCGGGCTCATCACCGCCAGTACGATCAGCAGCACGAAGCCCCCCATCAGCAGGATCAGCGCCGGCTCCAGCAGGGCCGTCATGGCCATGGCGCGCCGCTCCAGGTCGCGCGACAGGTTCTGCGCGCCGCGGTCCAGCAGCTCGGGCAGGCGGCCGGTCTTCTCGCCGCTGGCGATCAGATGCACCAGCAGCGACGGAAATACTTTTTGAGCGCCCAGCGACGCCGACAGCGGCGCGCCTTCGCGCACGCGCGCCGAGGCTTCATCCACTGCCTGGCGCAGCACGTCGTTGCCCAGGGTGCGGCGCGCGGCCTCCAGCGCCGTCAGCAGCGCCACGCCGCTGCCTGAAAGTATCGCCAGCGTGGACGCGAAGCGTGCGGCGTTCACGCCCAGCACGAAGCGCCCGGCCAGGGGCAGCCGCAGC encodes:
- a CDS encoding NAD(+) synthase, which codes for MSNPFFNLYSHGFARVAVGVPECKVADPAFNAAQTIALAQQAAQGGAVLAAFPELGLSAYTCDDLFHQKALLDECEEALARVVAATAEMDIAVVVGAPLRVAHQLFNCAVVAAGGRVLGVVPKSYLPNYGEFYEARQFSAGDCAIVSEISLLGQTVPFGSELIFQMEKLPLFQFHVEICEDVWVPIPPSSFAALAGATVLVNLSASNIVVGKSDYRHQLVAQQSARCLSAYMYTSAGRGESSTDMAWDGQALIYENGELLGESERFLGHSHLLFSDVDLERLSRERMRQTTFGQSVRRHQDEVRKFRSVAVPVNPPLEDAELPLERRVARFPYVPADPQRRDARCKEVYSIQVQALVQRLSASGMSKVVIGISGGLDSTHALLVCAKAMDALELPRSNILAVTMPGFATSSRTLQQARKLMEVVGCTASEIDIRPSCLQMLKDLGHPYADGKPVYDITFENVQAGERTNHLFRIANFNNAIVIGTGDLSELALGWCTYGVGDHMSHYSVNASVPKTLITHLVRWVAESGRLGEEGAQVLLDVLGTDVSPELVPGGADDKPVQKSEDSIGPYELQDFNLYYTLRYGFAPTKVAFLALAAWRDREAGAWPEGGHVARNQYDLAAIKRNLKIFLDRFFRLSQFKRSCVPNAPKVGSGGSLSPRGDWRAPSDSESVVWMRDAERIPDEA
- a CDS encoding P-II family nitrogen regulator; this translates as MKQVTAIIKPFKLDEVREALAEVGVSGLTVTEVKGFGRQKGHTELYRGAEYVVDFLPKIRVEVVLPDSQVEAAIEAVVKAARTGKIGDGKIFVTPVEQAIRIRTGESDEEAL